The genomic segment GtcttagaaatatatatatttatggtCACCAGTTTCTATAGACAACAGACAGCAGttgagaggctgagagagaaagcagaaagtAGGACAAGAGCTCTTTCTGGCAGCTTGCTGTCATAAATATCTCCTGCACTCTCAGCAGTACTCAACAGCAGTGCTGCCAACCATGAATCAAGTTACACCCGCGCTCTGCACAGTTTTCTCCTCactatacagtatacacatacagtgtctctctctctctcatctacGTACTGTGTGCCCTGCAGTCCATCTCCTATTTCATCCTCTGGTTAATGTACTTCCTGGTAACACGGCCTGTAGTGTTACAGTCATAGTACCACTCATACTTTGCTTTACTTTTccatacttttttttacataaactgTTCACCTAATTTCCAGAGTAGTTAGTCATATTCAGAATAATTCATTCAGTGTGTTCAGGCTACAGCTCAGATACAAGGCAGAGTTCCATATTTGCAGACTCTTCGTAGACtctggatttttctttctttttgtgcaaTATGCAGTTATtcattacaaagaaaacattcctGATGCTGTGACATTGTGCTCTACCATGCCAGGTCTGCctttccaaaaaagaaaacatattgttACAAAGGGTGTTCAAGACAGATGTAGGAGTGACCTGAGTCCACATCACATTAACAATGTGCAGTTTCACTAATTTATATAATTGCACTTGAAATACTAGAATTTATGTTTGAGGCAGCAACCATGTGGCTTtcacaacaaaaggaaaatcaagtctactgtatatgtgtttgcATAAATATCAGCAATACTATAGGTTATATGTTTGTTTAGCTGTGTTACATTGAAtgtatattaataaatattcaGTATGTGTCAATGATAGAGCAAGCAGCTGTGTggagtgagcgtgtgtgtgtgtgtgtgtgtgtgtgtgtgtgtgtctgcaggagagaATGAGATTGCCTGCGTGCATGCTATCCAGCCTGACAACAATATTAACCTGCCTGATTTTTGAGTGGGTTTGAATGCATGCATATctgagtgtgagtgtatgtgtatgacagtatgagacagaaagtgaagagagtgtgtttatggcatgtgtatgtgtgaccaAGTGTGTGTCCCTGCCGCACAGGTGTGTGTCCCAGCCCCAGGTTGGGGGCAGAGGCAGTAATTCCTGTCCGTCTCCCTGCAGGTggcagccagcagagcagcatcAGTCACTGCCGGGTCCGAACCTCAGTGCCGGTCTCTCTCAGTCCGTCTGGCtgtgtctgttgctgctgccgctgctgctctcACCGTCAGCGCTGGCTGATCGAGCTTGACAAACCCTCTTCTAAAAGCTGCCCTTGCTCTCTTGTCCTAAGCTCCTTGCACCTTTATTccagcccctccccctctctccttccccacTCCTCTCCCATTTGTCCCTTCAGCCTCCTCTACTCCTCCCCAAGATGCCCAGCTCCTGGGCAGGGGCACTTACCCCCTCCCGGGGTCCCGGTGCTGTGGGGGTGAGGTGGGGAGCGAGGCGGGGGGGCCGGGTGTCAgtgtgcctctctctgtctcgctccaGGTTATGGGCTCGCGCAGGAAGAGCTTCTCTCACCGGCCTCCATGCAGTACAGCCTGCCCTCTCCGCTGGGTGCTGAGCCTTACTGGCAGGAAGTCTCCAGTCTGGACTGCGCACCTATtgccaccacagaagaagataCCCTCATGGAGATGTCTGATGTGCAGGTGTGGCCCTCAGGCAACAGCCCCTCCCTGGTGCCTGTGGAGGACTCCTCGCTGGAGTGCAGCAATGCTGATGACTCAGAAGGTCTGCTGGGGTTGCCGTATGGAAGTCTGGGTCGACCGGCTAGTCAGGCCAGCGCAGCCAGCGGAGGGGGTGGGGTGCTGAGCGGCTCCATTGAGCTACCCGAAGACGATTCAGAGATGGGCGTTGACTCGCTCAGCACTGCCACGCCAGCCTCGCTTGGGGGCACCATCGCTGGGATCAATCTTAACGGGCTGAACAATGGTCAGGGGTCAGAGGCCAGTTCGGAGGCATCAGCGTTCACCAGTATGACTGGTGGagatggagctggaggaggaggaggaggaggagggacgggCTCAGTGGAAGGGCTTTCTCTTGTTGCAGGACAGCAAAGGGTGTATGCTCGGCTGAGTGAGTCACCTGGTCTGAGCTGTGTTGCAGATCGGAATGGAGACAGGTGAGTCAGACCTCTGTCTGCTCTCAGGTGACAAAGTCTCAATCACACCAACAAAACGATAGATctgtgctaacatgctatcTTTACTGCATGTCTGTGAATGTCAATGGTGAACTGGAGTTTGTTGAACATTTCTTGCAGAGGAAGTGACGCTAAGGGGTTATGATAAGTTGTTTTACTTTCCTTAAAGTAAGcatgtacagcatgtgtgtaCCACCTCCACATTGATCCGTTCTTTCCTTCCAGGTCAGGTAATGGTGGAAACGGAGGTGGTGGAGGCTCTTTCCTTTCCTACCTGCAGGAACAGACAGGCCCGGGGTGGATCCCTGTCACCGACCCTACACAGGCCTGGGTGGGCAGTCAGCCTAAACAAAGGCAGGCCATGGACACCATGATGTCATCAGTATGTAATGCCGTGGACGGAGACCAGTCCCACGTGTCCCAGGAGGCCTTGCTTCAGCCTGTGAGGGACATGGGGCACTCGGAGATCTTACGGGGGCACTTCAGAGGTACCCAGCCGTTTGAGAAGGGTTTGGGCTTCCCACACAGGGTACCAGAGCTGAGGGCCTGGGATGACGTGCGCCTGAAGGGCCAGGTGAGTGTGTTGCTGCTCCCATGCAAAATAAGAGGGATGTTCGTCCTCTATGACAAGTAATCAGTCATACAGACATTGCTATCTGAAAAGTTAAGGTATCACTAAAGTTATAACAATTACATTTCAATCAAATAGTTGTTTGGATATTTCTGTCTGAGCAACCTAaagacagacattgccatccctagagggACCTGTGATTTCTATACTTGGATTTTAACTACTTTGTACCATAGATTCAACCGTCCTTTAGCAGGGAAATGTTATGACATATAGTAAAAAAGTTTAACAGACCAGACAACAAGAAGAAGTCTGGTGCATTTTGTCAGTCCTAGATTCTAACTGCCTCTCCTAGAAGTCACACCTTGAAGTCAGACTTAAAGTTCAAATCAGCATTAGATGATTCATGATAGAGCCCagaaacatacaacaaacaaacattcatacacacatacacacccaacCACACAGAGTCTAGGGCCCAAGATGGGCACAAACAGCATGTCCAGCCAAATATAGCAAGCATTCTCACCGTCCCGCTCATGTTACATGATCCCCGCCCCAGTCATTTCCACGTGTTAACTCCCTGGCACACAACGCCACCACATCACACTGTAAAGGACAATCTCAGCcgtgaaagtgtgtgagagcagaAATAGACATGCTTTTGTATGTGTGGTTCACACTGGTGAAGAAAGAGCCTTGAGTTTCGCTTTTGTAGCATTTAGAtgcagtgtgttgcagtgcTGCATGATTGTGTTGTGCTTTTTGAGGAACTGTACCCACTAGGCTGTGTGGATGAGAAATAGTTTGTAGTTAAAGTAATGAGTACCTGAAGGACGTCAGGGGGCACGTTTCTCAGCGCTCTTACCACAGCATACAGAGCCACCCTGGAGCAGCCAGAGGTATTTAAAGCCCACAGATCACAtggtcagaaagagagagaggtgggaatAGAAGCCTCCCAAGGTTGCTTTTGCTTGGATTTGATGTCATTGAGTGGGTACTCCTGACCTGACAGtgggaaggagacagaggaccTGAGGAAAGGGCCCACTGCCCCAGCTAATGGAGGACAGACATgaactgaaagacaaacaatcAAACTGCAACTGAACCAGTGACCGAAGGCAGCAGGCTGCAGCTGTTACCTTTCCTCTCAGCTGAGAGAAGAGCTGCGTGGGACGCTGAAGGCTGAGGGAGTCTATTGTCGTGTGTGGACTGTGTTGATGTGATGTGGGCCCTGGTGACAGAGCTCCTCTTCAGCTTCGTGCTGCTGGCTTTCCTGGTCATCAGCTGTCAGAATGTGCTCCACATAGCCAGCGGCTCCGTGAGGTCCGTGCTCGCCTACATACACGCTCAGCTGGACCGTGAGCTCGGTGAGGTCGAGGGAGTGGCTGACGAAGAGGAGAACGTCACCACCAGAGTGGTCCGCCGCAGAGTCATCCTCAAGGTATAAAGAGCGGGACAGAGGACGATCAGGCTGAAATTTGGAGAGAGGATTTACAGGCAGGAAGACAACAAtcacaggagagagaagagaaaacactgtttgCTGAAAGGCTGAAAGATGCAGTGTATTGGTTGATGCAGGATAGGTTTGTGGTAATAAGAGTTGATGATTTGACAGGGTTTACTGCACTTAAGTGGAGTGGGTGTGACAAAAATGGCTGTCAGGATTCACTAAGGACACTGTGTACATGAGGAAATGTTGCACATGACAATAACAAAACCTAAATCGAatcaatacaataataataattcgtCCTccaatgatttgtttttgttaaattgcCATCAAATTACAGTGTGAATGTGGCTAAATTTATGTTAAAATTATGCTGTTACGGATTTAAATAGATTGCCCTGGGCTCAACAGTTTGGGCTTCAGTTCTATTAAAAAGCCTTATGGCATTTCCCTCCAACTGTATCTCCAACTGTGTCAACGGCAACAcaaatgttgacatgttttattcaggTCTGCACGGGCTCGACTGgactctctcttctctggctGTAGGAATTTCTTTGAGCTTATAAATAGCTGCGTAGATGCACCGCAAATTATTAGGGACTGTAACAGCCATTGTCATGAACCTCATGAACTGTAATTAGAAGTGTCGCTAAGAGACATTAGTGGACTCCACCTATCCCAACTGTTGGACTTACATGCTTCCACAAACATCCCTCTAACCCCTCACCCATCTGTCCTTCATCTGCCTCTCTGTATTTCCAATTAGTGGAGGGGTTTATGGAATGCAAATAATGACACTGCAGTGAGAGCTATTTTAACATGCTTTAAGTCCATTATTTACTGGGTGCTAATTTTACTTAACTTTTTAGAACTTTGGAAAGTCATATATTGCAGCAGTTACGCTTCATTGTCCAGCACTTTCAAGAAGAAGTAAGTGCAGTTTATGGTTTCTTATTATTTAAGGGTACAAATGCTTTTCTGCTCACAGGGCGACGAGGTTGAAGATCTTCCTGGGGAGCAAGTAAGCGAGGAACAGTTCACGGATGAACATGGAAACATTGTCACAAAAAAGGTCAGccatttcaacatgtttttatactgtattcTTAAACTGGAGTCCAGTAATTGTTTCCCTAATGTCACTGTCACAATACTCACTCAGCATCTCTCCATGGAATGATTATTAAACTAATAATCATGACAAAGCTCATCAGCATTCACCACATACAACATTACGCTATAGATACTCTAAACTGTATGTccccaaaaaagaaatacaattaatttagtttttaaagATGATGACTTTTTTCTCCATAACCCTTTATATTTCACCAACTCTTTTTTACTGCCTTATTCCCACTCTCTGCTTCCATCCATCACTCTCTCCCACCCTCCTGTGTGCGTTTGTGATAGATTGTGCGTAAGGTTGTGCGCAGAGGGAAGGGTTCAGGTGAGGAGGGGGTTCAGGAGGTGAGCGTGGAGGGTTCTCTGCAGGACGCCAACGAGCTGGAGGTTGACGCTGAGCAGTTCATGAGCTACGCCATCCTGGGCCGGGACAGCAGCAAGGTGGGCTTCTGATCTGCAGACAGCTCTCTGTTGCAACACCTGAGGCTCCCGTTATTAGCTAGGATGCGCAGGGAGCACTTTGAGCCCAAATGGACTGAATCAGATCAGATGGTAACAGCTGGACACCATCTGATGAGGTCTTGTTTGATTTAAATCCATGTAGTAGCTAGTTTATAATGAACAGGGGACTCTGTGCTGCAGTGGGCTTGAAAGTTTCATCTCATCTGGGTTTCCCAGCCGTATCCCGGCAGTCCTTGAGTAGCTTAACCTGCATGAGCTTCAGTATTAAAGGCTGAGAACacgagtttgtgtgtgtggtgtcataATCTTAAAAGCAATAGCcctgttttattatgtgttgGTCCTGAATCACTACTGAAGATTGAGTGCAAAGTTTGGTTGGTTAATTGTTTGATTGCTGACCTCCTGTTACATTAATCTCCCACCCAAATATTATTGCCACTTTTTCATCTTCTGCATGCAAGAGGACCTAATGAGTCCACTTTGCTCTGGTGCTGTTATAGCTCTGGGTGCTCACagttcatcattttatcatcacTAAGCCCCACCTACACTTCCTATGTTTGTTTCTTGCTCattaatgactgaatgaattgATTGTGGCTCCTTGCAGTGGTTATTATTTTCTATCCTGTCCCCGTCAGTTATCTCAATGACTgactcttctgtcttttttgccTTCATTAAAGTTTATAGTCCTTCAACTATGACTGTGTGCTGTATCACTCAAACCGTGAGGCTCTCTGCATCAGAGCTGGGTCAAATGTTATttacaattttcattttttctacTTTACCTGCAGGAAGTAGCAGAGGACTGAGGTTTAACACATCGAGACAATTCACAATATTAGGGTGTCCATAAAAAGACAAGGCATTCCTTTGATTGTGTAAATTTTCTTGCACTTTGTGTATTGTCCTTTGTGGTCAAATCCCGTCCATCTGAATATCAAGAAATCAATTCAAAAACGtatttgtaaatattatttGACGCAGGTCGACTCTGAATCCCAAAGACTGCAGATGTTTCTGATGCCTTTTATCAACTGTCTTTCCAACTGCCACCCATCACTTCTGTCCTTGCTTGACTGTTTATacataatttctttctttttcccccctctttcctctccctttaCTTATTTGTCTCTCACTTTTCTATTACATCtcgtcttttgtttttctctcatctctttcctTGTGGCAATATTTCCTTCCTGTGTTGTTCCATTTCTGTTTCCCTtcctcatctttttcttcttgtcacgtcacctttgttttcctctcccttACTAACGTTCCCTCAACCTCTTGTTCTGCTCCTGTCATCCCACCTCTTCTCAATCCTCGCACCTCGTCTGCCaccaaccccctcccccccgatGTAGCCCGATACTGTGGATGTGAAGAAAGGTGCTCAGATAGTGAAATGTGCCAGTCTGCGGAGAGTTAAGCAGTGAGGCAGACTGAGTGCTGCGTCCCCGCAGGTACGGGACTGACCCACAGTGCCTCGTCTGACCTGTGGGCTAGACCATTTAATCCAGTCTCTCTGGATTAAATGCATCTGAATGTTCCTTTAATTCAATACTAATGATATGTAAAGTGATGCTGACACAGCAAAATGACACTTGAATCTTAAGTTTAACAAAtggttaaaatgtaaattacacaCAAAGAAGATGCCTGTCATTCTTAATTATCTTTGCcctcaaactacaaaaatataataaaagtaTCATCAAGAAATggagacaaacatttttaagtttGTCTAAGATAGAATTGATTTTTATATATTGAGTTTCGGTCAGCATTAATGCCGGTGATATGGAGTATCAGTGGTAAGACACATCCATATAAACCTGAGGTGATACTTAATGCCCAAGTAAtcttttttagttttacagaGTACATACAAAGTTCTTCCAGTTTTTACAACCTGAACAATAGATATTCAGGCTGCTTGCCTTCTGGAAAATGCTTTGTAATGTTTACTTCAGATGTATGGACTTATATTTGTGAATAATAGCAAACACTAAATGTATTGTGCACAGaatatattttagtttgtttaaatTAACTAACTCTTTGCGTGATAATTATTTCTCTACGTGCAAAAAATAAGTTTCTGTGTCCAAAGTGTCCCATTGTGCACTCAATGTAATGCCATACAGATGGCACAAGCACAAGTTTGATGCAAATAGATCATTATTGTTTTGCAATAAATGATGTCAGGCCGCTTTATTTCTTCATGCATGTTGTGACAAGCTGGAAAAGGGTTGGCACAATGTGCACTCAGTAAAACAACCGCCCAAAAAGGATCCTGTAAAGTGACAGCTCTCAGGGTCAAAGCTGCAAGGCCAGTTGTCCCATGAATTGGTATCTGGAGCCACtgtggtgtgcgtgtgtgtgtgtgtgtgtgtgcgtgcgcgtgtgtgtgtgcgtgcgtgtgtgtgagacttgCCCTTGCTAACATAAAGGCCATGACATTCCTGGGATTACTGATATTTCAAGCAACTCACAACTGAATGTTAAACCACTTCTGCCaaccattttt from the Enoplosus armatus isolate fEnoArm2 chromosome 4, fEnoArm2.hap1, whole genome shotgun sequence genome contains:
- the ank1a gene encoding ankyrin-1a isoform X2; amino-acid sequence: MWALVTELLFSFVLLAFLVISCQNVLHIASGSVRSVLAYIHAQLDRELGEVEGVADEEENVTTRVVRRRVILKGDEVEDLPGEQVSEEQFTDEHGNIVTKKIVRKVVRRGKGSGEEGVQEVSVEGSLQDANELEVDAEQFMSYAILGRDSSKPDTVDVKKGAQIVKCASLRRVKQ